The following proteins come from a genomic window of Malus sylvestris chromosome 4, drMalSylv7.2, whole genome shotgun sequence:
- the LOC126618112 gene encoding LOW QUALITY PROTEIN: 21 kDa protein (The sequence of the model RefSeq protein was modified relative to this genomic sequence to represent the inferred CDS: inserted 1 base in 1 codon) — MSWSGFSSYSQIVSLYAVFPISVSSWLCPFSNYSTLFPPTEANTDYIKTSCKVAMYPRLCYNSLSISAGKIQTNPKQLVHTSLNVTLAFTQATSVTMKRXIEIYSLNHNASAALVDCAEELGDTVEMLQQSIEELGRVDGASSSRFQLSNIQTWVSAAFTNEDTCEDGFANLPLNGKVETTAHRHVTKAAHLTSNALALVNAYASAKTASP, encoded by the exons ATGTCAT GGAGTGGATTTAGCAGTTATTCACAGATTGTTTCCTTGTATgctgtttttccaatttctgtTTCTTCT TGGCTCTGTCCATTCTCCAATTATTCAACATTATTTCCTCCAACAGAAGCAAACACCGACTACATAAAAACATCATGCAAAGTCGCAATGTATCCTAGGTTGTGCTACAACTCCCTCTCAATCTCCGCGGGCAAAATCCAGACCAACCCAAAACAACTAGTTCATACCTCTCTCAACGTCACCCTTGCGTTCACCCAAGCAACTTCTGTGACCATGAAAA TCATTGAAATCTACAGTTTGAACCACAACGCATCTGCAGCTTTGGTTGACTGCGCGGAGGAGCTTGGTGACACGGTCGAGATGCTCCAACAGTCGATAGAAGAACTGGGTCGTGTAGATGGAGCCTCCAGCTCCAGGTTTCAGTTGAGTAATATCCAAACCTGGGTTAGTGCTGCATTTACGAACGAGGATACCTGTGAGGATGGCTTTGCCAATCTTCCTTTGAATGGCAAAGTGGAGACTACTGCTCACAGGCACGTAACAAAAGCTGCGCATCTGACAAGCAATGCCTTGGCACTTGTCAACGCCTATGCCTCAGCTAAAACTGCCTCGCCTTAG